One Nitrospira sp. SG-bin1 genomic region harbors:
- a CDS encoding diadenosine tetraphosphatase, producing MATYAIGDVQGCHDALQRLVRRIRFDPAKDRLWFVGDLINRGPDSLEVLRYVKTLDGSARTVLGNHDVFLLAVAEGIVPLRPKDTIQDVLAAPDRHELLAWLRQQPLHHHENGFLMVHAGLLPQWTIADTVQYAEDVEAVLSGPTYRTFLQELFSGPAPQWTPSLVGIDRLVSIARVLTRLRTCTPTGELSDFSGPPEKTPNGFAPWFRIPHRRSGDATIITGHWAALGLHLEPGHLALDSGCVWGRQLTAVRLEDRAVFQVDGYVER from the coding sequence ATGGCGACATACGCAATCGGTGATGTGCAGGGATGTCACGATGCCTTGCAACGTCTCGTACGGCGGATCCGATTCGATCCGGCCAAGGATCGTCTCTGGTTCGTCGGCGATCTGATCAATCGAGGGCCGGACTCGCTCGAAGTCCTCCGCTATGTGAAGACACTCGACGGCTCCGCGCGCACAGTGCTCGGCAACCACGACGTGTTTCTGCTCGCTGTTGCAGAAGGAATCGTGCCGCTACGACCGAAAGATACGATCCAGGATGTGCTGGCAGCTCCTGATCGGCACGAACTACTCGCTTGGCTCCGTCAACAGCCGCTGCATCACCACGAGAACGGTTTCCTCATGGTCCACGCGGGACTACTGCCGCAATGGACGATCGCGGACACTGTGCAATATGCGGAAGACGTAGAGGCTGTATTGTCCGGCCCCACCTATCGAACCTTTCTCCAAGAGCTTTTTTCCGGTCCGGCGCCGCAGTGGACCCCTTCGCTCGTGGGAATAGACCGGCTGGTAAGTATTGCGCGTGTATTGACCAGACTCAGAACCTGCACGCCGACCGGAGAACTGTCCGATTTTTCCGGCCCACCTGAAAAAACTCCTAACGGGTTCGCTCCCTGGTTTCGCATCCCCCATCGTCGCAGTGGCGACGCCACGATCATCACCGGCCACTGGGCGGCCCTGGGTCTTCACCTGGAGCCCGGCCACCTCGCACTAGACAGCGGCTGTGTGTGGGGACGGCAACTGACAGCGGTTCGCTTAGAGGATCGCGCCGTCTTTCAGGTGGACGGGTATGTGGAGCGGTGA
- a CDS encoding 7-cyano-7-deazaguanine reductase: MVKGKTVNRNGRTTTLGYNERHAKSGIHSPLPEIETFPNQYKGYEITIEIPEYTAICPKTNLPDFGTITLHYMPDKECLELKALKMYIHAYRNLGIFYENAVNRILHDIVKACRPVWASVTGTFTARGGLSSKIEAKYP, translated from the coding sequence ATGGTGAAGGGTAAAACGGTGAACAGGAACGGGCGAACGACTACGCTTGGTTACAATGAACGGCATGCAAAGAGCGGAATTCATTCTCCGTTGCCTGAGATTGAAACGTTCCCGAACCAGTACAAGGGCTACGAGATCACGATCGAGATTCCAGAATATACGGCCATCTGCCCAAAGACCAATTTGCCGGACTTCGGAACCATTACCCTGCACTACATGCCCGACAAAGAATGTCTCGAGCTCAAAGCGCTCAAGATGTACATCCACGCCTACCGCAATCTCGGTATTTTTTACGAAAACGCCGTCAACAGGATCCTTCACGATATTGTCAAAGCCTGCCGTCCCGTCTGGGCATCGGTCACCGGTACATTCACCGCACGCGGAGGCCTGTCGAGCAAGATCGAAGCGAAGTATCCATAG
- a CDS encoding ferredoxin oxidoreductase: MSLDYVKFSNGFEKFMPKEYRDMVEHGPFGKKVTVSQMGSFKEVLEEHPMCAGCAMTLFIRLAMIAFPNPEDTITVGTAGCGRLAISQAAIPFVYGNYGDQNGVASGLSRGLRLRFGDKPKDVVVMAGDGGTADIGFQQVLHSWFRKERFTTIMLDNEVYGNTGGQESGMTNRGAVLKMAPLGKKFEKMDMVQMAKVAGCAYVATVVPNNPRRVESVIKKAVLIAREVGSTYIQAYTSCNIEYAIPTDKVMEDAKTVENDRYQFTEYVSEEAKQYLTERYGYKEFLAKPAAAIPSKA, encoded by the coding sequence ATGAGTCTTGATTATGTCAAATTTTCCAATGGATTCGAGAAGTTTATGCCAAAGGAATATCGAGACATGGTGGAACATGGGCCCTTTGGGAAAAAGGTCACTGTTTCCCAAATGGGAAGTTTCAAGGAAGTGTTGGAAGAGCATCCGATGTGTGCCGGTTGCGCGATGACACTCTTCATTCGACTCGCCATGATCGCATTTCCCAATCCCGAAGACACCATTACGGTCGGCACTGCTGGTTGTGGTCGACTTGCCATCTCTCAGGCTGCAATTCCCTTTGTCTACGGCAACTACGGCGATCAGAATGGAGTCGCGAGCGGTCTGTCCCGAGGTCTCCGTCTTCGCTTCGGCGACAAGCCGAAGGACGTGGTTGTGATGGCTGGAGACGGTGGAACGGCGGACATTGGATTTCAACAGGTGCTCCATTCCTGGTTCCGAAAAGAGCGGTTCACGACGATCATGTTGGACAACGAGGTCTATGGCAACACCGGCGGCCAGGAGAGCGGTATGACCAACCGCGGCGCCGTACTCAAGATGGCACCGCTCGGTAAAAAGTTCGAGAAAATGGACATGGTGCAGATGGCGAAAGTTGCCGGGTGTGCCTATGTCGCCACGGTAGTGCCGAACAACCCGCGCCGTGTGGAAAGCGTCATCAAGAAAGCCGTGTTGATCGCGCGCGAGGTTGGATCGACCTATATACAAGCCTACACGTCGTGCAATATCGAATATGCCATTCCGACCGACAAGGTCATGGAAGATGCGAAGACGGTCGAGAACGACCGGTATCAGTTCACGGAATATGTCAGCGAAGAAGCCAAGCAATACCTCACCGAGCGCTACGGGTATAAGGAGTTTCTTGCCAAGCCCGCTGCTGCCATTCCGAGCAAGGCCTAA
- a CDS encoding ferredoxin oxidoreductase translates to MAKRFNIRMAGVGGQGVVTGSHILSTAVINAGGESTIVPFYGSEKRMAPVESYVRVSDEPIYEIGEITFPHIIIIFHPQVITHGKSYTMPFYFGLKEDGIALINNDGPMNLHRDQARELQERRAKLYYFPATKISLEVAGMDLATNMALMGCIGAITGLTSMAGLDQAVKDRFLGKGFVVSGGTAALDSVVERKFKKKQELIEKNVAVMRAGWNYAVDHGWASADVKRAEEPVATATA, encoded by the coding sequence ATGGCAAAACGTTTCAATATTCGAATGGCGGGTGTCGGTGGGCAGGGTGTCGTCACTGGTTCACATATTCTCAGCACGGCCGTCATCAATGCCGGCGGAGAAAGTACGATCGTACCGTTCTATGGATCGGAGAAGCGGATGGCGCCGGTCGAGAGCTACGTCCGGGTCTCGGATGAGCCGATTTATGAAATTGGCGAAATTACTTTTCCGCATATCATCATCATCTTTCATCCGCAGGTCATTACGCACGGCAAGTCTTACACGATGCCGTTCTACTTTGGCCTGAAGGAAGATGGGATTGCCTTGATCAATAACGATGGGCCGATGAACCTCCACAGAGATCAGGCGCGTGAGCTGCAAGAGCGTCGCGCGAAACTCTATTACTTTCCCGCGACGAAGATTTCATTGGAAGTCGCAGGTATGGATCTCGCCACGAACATGGCGCTCATGGGCTGTATTGGCGCAATTACGGGTTTGACCAGTATGGCCGGGCTGGATCAGGCGGTGAAAGATCGGTTCCTCGGCAAAGGGTTCGTGGTGTCCGGCGGAACCGCTGCGCTCGACAGCGTTGTGGAGCGAAAGTTCAAGAAGAAACAGGAACTGATCGAGAAAAACGTGGCTGTCATGCGGGCGGGATGGAACTATGCCGTCGACCATGGGTGGGCCTCAGCCGACGTCAAGCGTGCGGAAGAGCCGGTGGCAACGGCCACCGCGTAG